A window of the Dyadobacter pollutisoli genome harbors these coding sequences:
- a CDS encoding RagB/SusD family nutrient uptake outer membrane protein encodes MKIYHLKNIGKAMLCGAILLGPTSCSDFLDEKDPVNLTPESFYTIPDHAEAAIAATYANLRFYGDGAGIFSANWQMLEAVTGTASTQTGQNSDLNNLYSLTYDGNTGHVVNWWNGLYRLIANANLALDKIPTIDYKAPATEAQRTKLLGEASFLRAWAYFNAVRLWGDVPLVTKPQTATSEDFFATRAPQEEVYALIVADLQKAEAAGLPLTDVNGRASQMAVKALLSKVYLTMAGFPLSKGAAYYKLAADKALEVITYAKANPATVNLFPTYKELHQENLKNRVEHLFQIQYNAAAAGVGGFPLNDYFPNFKAVTYSGPGGTGSTVPTLSFYNSYETGDLRTKNQEGWFYTSYYINGTGAEFSLDAPYVFKYFNIAALGGPGITPTKLNNLNVNLIRYAEVLLIYAEAQNEVGGPNQEAYDAYKRIRDRAKLTTPELGTFTAATFREAVWRERWYEFAYEGITWFDMVRLRKVFNEKTKGFDNFVGHVNLNISTGATLQEKHLLFPLGVQEMLNNPGLKTQNPGY; translated from the coding sequence ATGAAGATATATCATTTGAAAAATATAGGAAAGGCCATGCTTTGCGGTGCTATATTGCTTGGCCCAACGAGCTGCTCCGATTTTCTGGACGAAAAAGATCCGGTGAACCTTACACCTGAGAGTTTCTACACGATTCCAGATCACGCCGAAGCTGCCATAGCTGCAACTTATGCTAACTTACGCTTTTACGGAGACGGCGCAGGTATTTTCTCTGCCAACTGGCAGATGCTGGAAGCAGTAACCGGAACTGCGTCGACGCAAACAGGTCAAAATTCGGATTTGAACAACCTCTATTCCCTTACTTACGACGGAAACACAGGACATGTCGTAAACTGGTGGAATGGTCTTTACCGCCTGATCGCGAATGCCAACCTGGCCCTGGATAAAATTCCTACGATCGATTATAAGGCACCTGCAACCGAAGCACAAAGAACGAAACTCCTTGGAGAAGCTTCTTTTCTTCGTGCTTGGGCCTACTTCAATGCGGTAAGACTTTGGGGAGATGTTCCTTTGGTTACAAAGCCTCAAACAGCTACATCTGAGGATTTCTTCGCAACCCGCGCTCCTCAGGAAGAAGTATATGCCCTGATCGTTGCAGATCTGCAAAAAGCAGAAGCAGCTGGTCTTCCGTTGACAGATGTAAACGGTCGCGCAAGCCAAATGGCTGTAAAAGCATTGCTTTCGAAAGTGTATCTGACCATGGCAGGCTTTCCATTGAGCAAAGGCGCAGCTTATTACAAACTTGCTGCGGACAAAGCCCTGGAAGTAATTACCTATGCAAAAGCAAATCCCGCAACTGTAAATCTCTTCCCGACTTATAAGGAGCTACACCAGGAAAACCTTAAAAACAGGGTTGAGCATTTATTCCAGATCCAGTACAATGCTGCCGCGGCAGGTGTTGGCGGGTTCCCGCTAAACGATTATTTCCCGAACTTCAAAGCGGTAACCTATTCAGGTCCGGGTGGAACTGGTAGTACTGTACCGACACTCTCCTTCTATAATTCGTATGAAACGGGGGACTTACGTACCAAAAACCAGGAAGGATGGTTCTATACTTCGTACTATATCAACGGTACCGGAGCGGAGTTCAGCCTGGATGCACCGTATGTCTTCAAATACTTCAACATCGCTGCATTGGGCGGACCAGGTATTACGCCTACCAAACTGAATAACCTGAACGTGAACCTGATCCGTTATGCGGAAGTATTGCTGATCTATGCGGAAGCGCAAAATGAAGTGGGTGGTCCTAATCAGGAAGCTTATGACGCTTACAAAAGGATTCGTGACCGGGCTAAGCTTACCACGCCTGAACTGGGAACTTTCACCGCAGCAACCTTCCGTGAGGCGGTTTGGAGAGAACGTTGGTACGAATTCGCCTATGAAGGTATTACCTGGTTCGACATGGTTCGTCTGCGCAAGGTATTCAACGAAAAAACCAAAGGGTTTGATAACTTCGTAGGTCACGTCAACCTGAACATAAGCACAGGAGCAACCTTGCAGGAGAAGCATTTGCTGTTCCCGCTTGGCGTACAGGAAATGCTCAACAACCCAGGCCTGAAAACTCAGAACCCAGGTTACTAA
- a CDS encoding DUF3857 domain-containing protein: MIISSIVNAQSDLSVSKIKPDIVKEADAVVRLSETVWEIESIGEARLSEHSIVTIFNERGEALYGQLSIGYDKFTKITDINGKLYNADGKLIKKLKNADIQDFGYGLGSDDITDARIKTAGFGKKAYAYPYTIEFSYESKKRNMMFYPSWMPLADASAAVEHASYTIKTPAGFRFRYKEYNGVAAVVKKTEAGSDLYQWVMDNKPVVKKNDLYPLPLMDQSPLVMAAPTDFEIQDYQGNFNSWEDLSKFYYALNAGRDALPPATVAEIKTVIKDAKSDREKVELIYKWMQARSRYVSVQLGIGGWQTIDATTVAGKGYGDCKALTNFTLAALRSAGITCHAALIRAGEEEKIKADFPSSQFNHVIACAIIAKDTVWLECTDQTSRPNFMGTFTGGRHALLVMPQGGKLVSTIDYKSPQNIRKSKANVNLEETGDGIVDVQVLYTGLQQESRSSVLHNGNKEEQKKWLINHINLPSLDLQRFELLENKEQEPTITEKLTLNVRNCATKTGTRLFIKPSLLSRPFELPAVSERTSDFYLPLSEYNFTDLDTVSYQVPVTYKMETTLPSAQISSIFGSYESRAVFENNRLVCSRKVIMNGGRYDAKDFPAWLDFLKKIRKADRAQVVFVENKP; encoded by the coding sequence ATGATTATTTCATCGATCGTAAATGCTCAATCGGATTTAAGTGTTAGCAAAATCAAACCGGATATTGTTAAGGAAGCAGATGCAGTAGTGCGTCTCAGCGAAACAGTTTGGGAAATAGAATCAATAGGAGAAGCTCGACTGAGTGAACATTCAATTGTGACCATATTTAATGAAAGAGGAGAAGCATTGTACGGCCAGTTGAGCATTGGATATGACAAGTTTACTAAAATTACAGATATAAATGGCAAACTGTACAATGCAGACGGCAAGCTAATCAAAAAGCTTAAAAACGCTGACATTCAGGATTTTGGCTATGGATTAGGCAGTGATGACATTACTGATGCACGGATCAAGACGGCCGGGTTTGGAAAAAAGGCTTATGCATATCCCTATACCATTGAATTCAGCTACGAATCGAAGAAAAGGAACATGATGTTTTATCCTTCGTGGATGCCACTTGCCGATGCCAGTGCCGCAGTGGAGCATGCATCTTACACAATTAAAACGCCGGCCGGATTTAGATTTAGGTATAAGGAGTACAATGGCGTCGCAGCAGTTGTGAAAAAGACCGAAGCGGGTAGCGATCTCTATCAATGGGTGATGGATAACAAACCTGTTGTGAAGAAAAACGATCTCTACCCCTTACCATTAATGGATCAGTCGCCCCTGGTTATGGCGGCGCCGACAGACTTTGAGATCCAGGATTACCAGGGGAATTTCAATAGCTGGGAAGATCTCAGTAAATTTTACTACGCATTAAATGCGGGTAGGGACGCACTTCCACCAGCAACGGTGGCGGAAATTAAGACGGTTATCAAAGACGCCAAATCGGACCGTGAAAAAGTGGAGCTGATCTACAAATGGATGCAGGCTAGATCGCGCTATGTGAGCGTTCAGCTGGGTATCGGTGGCTGGCAGACGATCGATGCTACAACGGTAGCAGGCAAAGGATACGGGGATTGCAAAGCATTGACCAATTTCACATTGGCAGCACTTAGGTCTGCGGGAATAACGTGCCATGCAGCGCTGATTCGTGCGGGGGAGGAGGAAAAAATTAAGGCTGATTTTCCCAGCAGCCAGTTCAACCATGTGATCGCGTGCGCCATTATTGCAAAGGATACGGTGTGGCTTGAATGTACCGATCAAACCTCCCGTCCTAATTTTATGGGCACGTTCACAGGTGGTAGGCACGCCTTGCTTGTGATGCCGCAGGGAGGAAAACTGGTTTCAACTATAGATTATAAGTCGCCACAGAACATTCGAAAAAGCAAAGCCAACGTTAATCTGGAAGAAACCGGCGATGGTATCGTGGACGTGCAGGTGCTCTATACCGGATTACAGCAGGAGTCCAGATCGAGTGTACTGCACAATGGAAACAAAGAAGAGCAAAAGAAATGGCTCATCAATCACATTAACCTGCCAAGTCTTGATTTGCAACGTTTTGAGCTGCTGGAAAATAAAGAACAGGAGCCGACGATCACTGAAAAGCTGACGTTGAATGTGCGGAACTGTGCAACGAAAACGGGGACACGCTTGTTCATCAAACCGAGCCTGTTAAGCCGACCTTTTGAACTACCCGCTGTTTCTGAGCGCACAAGCGATTTTTACCTGCCATTGTCTGAGTACAACTTTACCGATCTTGATACAGTATCTTATCAGGTTCCAGTGACTTATAAAATGGAAACAACCTTACCTTCGGCTCAAATCAGTTCAATTTTTGGTTCCTACGAATCCCGGGCCGTTTTTGAAAATAACAGGCTCGTTTGTTCGCGAAAAGTAATAATGAATGGCGGAAGGTATGATGCCAAAGATTTTCCTGCGTGGTTAGACTTTCTTAAAAAAATCCGAAAAGCGGACCGCGCGCAGGTTGTATTCGTCGAAAACAAGCCTTGA
- a CDS encoding Gfo/Idh/MocA family protein: MSSFENESPLRVLVVGCGNMGASHAFAYQLLDGFEICGIVSTGKSKETLNEKLGGGYSLFSDYDAALLETKPDAVCISTYPDTHEDFAVKALEAGAHVFIEKPLADTVEGAKRVVEAAKKANKKVVVGYILRVHPSWERFVAEAQNLGKPLVMRMNLNQQSHGYMWGVHRNLMKSLSPIVDCGVHYIDVMCQMTRSKPLRVNAIGARLTEDIPAGNYNYGQLQIWFEDGSVGWYEAGWGPMISETAFFVKDVIGPKGSASIVAKDAGGSGKSSSVEAHTKTESIRIHHADLNDQDEFVQEDTWINLEDEPDHQELCNREQRYFLKAVRENLDLTDHLQDAVTSLQIAFACDESVRSGRTVDLA, from the coding sequence ATGTCATCTTTTGAAAATGAAAGCCCACTTCGCGTACTGGTAGTCGGTTGTGGCAATATGGGCGCATCCCATGCATTTGCCTATCAGTTACTGGACGGTTTTGAGATCTGCGGGATCGTTTCCACAGGAAAAAGCAAGGAAACCCTGAACGAGAAGCTAGGTGGTGGTTACAGCCTTTTCAGCGATTACGATGCTGCATTGCTGGAAACCAAGCCTGATGCTGTCTGTATTTCGACCTACCCGGACACGCATGAGGATTTCGCGGTTAAGGCGCTGGAAGCGGGAGCACATGTGTTTATCGAAAAACCATTGGCTGACACCGTAGAAGGAGCGAAGCGTGTGGTAGAAGCTGCGAAAAAGGCTAACAAAAAAGTAGTTGTGGGCTATATTTTGCGCGTTCACCCTTCCTGGGAACGTTTCGTGGCAGAAGCTCAAAACCTGGGCAAGCCACTCGTTATGCGTATGAACCTGAATCAGCAAAGTCACGGGTACATGTGGGGAGTTCACCGCAACCTGATGAAAAGCCTGAGCCCAATCGTGGACTGCGGTGTACATTATATTGATGTAATGTGTCAGATGACGCGTTCAAAACCACTTCGTGTGAATGCGATCGGCGCGCGCCTGACGGAAGATATCCCTGCCGGAAATTACAATTATGGACAACTTCAAATCTGGTTTGAGGATGGATCAGTAGGTTGGTATGAGGCTGGCTGGGGGCCCATGATCAGCGAAACTGCCTTCTTCGTAAAAGATGTGATCGGACCGAAAGGATCTGCTTCCATTGTTGCCAAAGATGCGGGCGGAAGTGGTAAGTCTTCGTCCGTGGAAGCACATACCAAAACAGAATCCATTCGTATACATCATGCCGACCTGAACGATCAGGATGAGTTTGTACAGGAGGATACCTGGATCAATCTGGAAGACGAGCCGGACCACCAGGAGCTATGTAACCGCGAACAGCGTTACTTTCTGAAAGCAGTCCGTGAAAACCTCGATCTGACAGATCACCTGCAGGATGCCGTGACGAGTTTACAAATCGCATTTGCCTGCGACGAATCGGTACGTTCAGGGCGCACTGTGGACCTCGCTTAA
- a CDS encoding SusC/RagA family TonB-linked outer membrane protein: MKNTDTNQWLLRMRGIRNSLLLLPALSCPLLAAAHNNVGNATASFTRIDKTIKGKVTDKENGDGLPGVNVVVKGTSTGTTTDGTGSYTLSIPDNGATLVFSFVGYVSQEIEVGNRSTLDVAIESDSKALSEVVVIGYGTAKKSDLTGSVGSVKEDQLKERPAPSLNQALQGKVSGVQVNVNSGRPGGRGNVRIRGFSSINASNNPLYVVDGVMLPQGNQNQQSQAIDYINPNDIVSVEVLKDASSTAIYGARGANGVILVTTKKGKAGEGVITYNLDLSVPTVGPKRADVLNAQQYLDVEDLSYKNMAIYDPTGWAAGSYASHNPQIRRAALQAAHPDIFTVTTNPDGTKKFAPNYDTDWFREATQNKLSQNHQLGISGGNNKTTYAISLNYRDDQGLLKTSFLKRYSTRFSIDDQVKKWLRMGATLSYNNQAENLVDINDAVPRQMVEDFPFLPVKYPDGTYANNRDYPGAEGSFSSVHRLMGRKFNLNTQTTLGSLYSNITLAPGLEMRSVLGINVVQQEVNQSETRTLRIGESGTASKDNRKETFWSFENYLTYNKTFGGIHSVNALLGISWQETNIATSGASVRNFSTDYFTFNNLGAGATLPAVGSGASRFAFNSYFGRVNYTLMDKYLFTVTGRADGSSKFGDNHKFAFFPSAALAWKVSDEEFLKGNTLISNLKVRTSYGLTGNSEIPSYSSLSLLSSGYATVYGDTRVGGTGINRLANPDLRWEKTAQTDAGLEISFLKGRISVEADYYYRKTTDMLLDAPVPRTSGYAVIRKNIGSMENKGVELALNTTNIERGNFSWNTTFNISFNRSKVLSLATPSDIFNVGGPGITNPTSVIRIGQPAGAFWGLTRLGTWSEAERDEAAKFTTYRGAFKMLPGDIKYKDVNGDGAITDKDRSIIGNGSPKGWGTLANTVRYGNFDLTFDMQFSYGNDVMDMNLHASEDRVSLANSYTSVLNAWTPENQNTPIAQLRDTKAGYVTNVDTHWIFDGSFLRGRNLLLGYNFPSEMVNKIKLSKLRVYVSAQNFFLLTKYPFGDPEMTPLRGGDGDNVFSQGMIWHGYPKPTTYLAGLQIAF; encoded by the coding sequence ATGAAAAATACCGATACCAACCAGTGGTTGCTCCGAATGAGGGGCATCCGGAATTCCCTACTGTTACTGCCGGCACTCTCGTGCCCCCTGCTAGCAGCCGCTCACAACAACGTTGGAAACGCGACTGCTTCTTTCACCAGAATAGATAAAACAATCAAAGGTAAAGTTACCGACAAAGAAAATGGAGACGGCCTGCCGGGCGTGAACGTTGTGGTTAAAGGAACCAGCACGGGAACAACTACGGACGGAACAGGAAGCTACACCCTGTCGATCCCTGACAATGGCGCTACATTGGTTTTCAGCTTCGTAGGATATGTAAGCCAGGAAATTGAAGTGGGAAACCGCTCAACTCTGGACGTTGCGATCGAATCCGATTCCAAAGCACTAAGTGAAGTAGTCGTTATCGGGTACGGTACCGCAAAGAAATCTGACTTAACAGGATCTGTTGGTTCCGTTAAAGAAGATCAATTGAAAGAGCGCCCAGCTCCTTCGTTGAACCAGGCTCTGCAGGGTAAAGTATCCGGGGTACAGGTAAACGTAAACTCAGGACGCCCAGGTGGACGTGGTAACGTTCGTATCCGTGGTTTCAGCTCGATCAACGCATCAAACAACCCATTGTATGTAGTGGATGGTGTAATGCTTCCACAAGGAAACCAGAATCAGCAAAGCCAGGCAATCGACTACATCAACCCGAACGATATCGTATCGGTGGAGGTGTTGAAGGATGCTTCTTCAACTGCGATCTACGGTGCCAGAGGTGCTAACGGCGTAATCCTTGTTACAACCAAAAAAGGAAAAGCGGGAGAAGGTGTAATCACTTACAATCTGGACCTGAGCGTGCCTACTGTCGGCCCAAAAAGAGCGGACGTGCTCAACGCTCAGCAGTATCTGGACGTGGAAGACCTTTCGTATAAAAACATGGCGATTTACGATCCGACCGGATGGGCAGCAGGTAGCTATGCCTCCCACAATCCTCAGATCCGCCGTGCAGCGTTACAGGCCGCACACCCTGATATTTTCACGGTTACCACGAACCCGGACGGTACGAAAAAATTTGCACCGAATTACGATACAGATTGGTTTAGAGAAGCAACTCAAAACAAATTGTCTCAGAATCACCAGCTTGGTATCAGCGGCGGTAACAATAAAACAACCTATGCAATCTCGCTCAATTACCGCGATGACCAGGGCCTGTTGAAAACTTCTTTCCTGAAACGCTATTCGACACGATTCAGCATTGATGACCAGGTTAAAAAGTGGCTAAGAATGGGTGCAACCCTGAGCTACAACAACCAGGCTGAAAACCTTGTGGATATCAACGACGCTGTGCCACGTCAAATGGTAGAAGACTTCCCTTTTCTTCCGGTAAAATACCCTGACGGCACTTATGCAAACAACCGGGATTATCCTGGTGCAGAAGGCTCTTTCAGCTCAGTTCACCGTTTGATGGGCCGTAAGTTCAACCTGAATACGCAGACTACACTTGGAAGTTTGTATTCTAATATAACACTTGCTCCTGGTCTTGAAATGCGTTCAGTACTGGGTATCAATGTGGTACAGCAGGAAGTGAACCAGTCGGAAACAAGAACGCTACGGATCGGCGAGTCTGGTACAGCCAGTAAAGACAACAGAAAAGAGACGTTCTGGTCTTTTGAAAACTACCTTACTTATAACAAAACCTTCGGAGGTATCCATAGCGTTAACGCTTTGCTGGGTATTTCATGGCAGGAAACCAATATCGCAACAAGCGGTGCCAGTGTTCGTAACTTTTCAACGGATTACTTCACCTTTAATAACCTTGGAGCAGGTGCAACGCTCCCGGCTGTTGGTTCAGGTGCATCACGTTTCGCGTTCAATTCCTATTTTGGTCGTGTGAACTACACATTGATGGACAAATACCTGTTCACGGTAACTGGCCGCGCAGATGGATCGTCTAAATTTGGAGACAACCACAAGTTTGCGTTCTTCCCTTCTGCGGCTCTTGCCTGGAAAGTTTCTGACGAAGAGTTCTTAAAAGGAAACACATTGATTTCTAATTTGAAGGTGAGAACCAGCTATGGTTTGACAGGTAACTCTGAAATCCCTTCTTACTCGTCATTGTCACTTTTGAGCTCTGGCTATGCTACCGTCTACGGCGACACAAGGGTTGGTGGAACAGGTATCAACAGACTTGCTAACCCTGACCTGAGATGGGAAAAAACAGCACAGACCGACGCTGGTCTTGAAATTAGCTTCCTGAAAGGCAGAATCTCGGTTGAAGCAGATTACTATTACAGAAAAACCACGGATATGCTTCTGGATGCGCCAGTTCCACGTACCAGCGGTTATGCTGTAATTCGTAAGAACATTGGATCTATGGAAAACAAGGGTGTTGAGCTAGCTTTGAACACAACTAACATAGAAAGAGGCAATTTTAGCTGGAACACTACTTTCAATATTTCCTTCAACAGAAGTAAAGTACTATCTCTTGCGACACCTTCGGATATCTTCAACGTGGGTGGACCGGGTATTACTAACCCAACCAGTGTTATCCGTATCGGACAACCAGCTGGTGCTTTCTGGGGACTTACACGTCTGGGAACATGGAGCGAGGCTGAAAGAGACGAGGCAGCCAAATTTACCACCTATCGTGGCGCATTTAAAATGTTGCCAGGTGATATCAAGTACAAAGATGTTAACGGCGACGGCGCTATCACTGATAAAGACCGCAGCATCATTGGAAACGGTAGCCCTAAAGGCTGGGGAACACTTGCCAACACAGTTCGTTACGGCAACTTTGACCTTACATTCGATATGCAGTTTTCATATGGTAATGATGTAATGGATATGAACCTGCACGCCAGTGAGGACCGTGTTTCATTGGCAAACAGCTACACGAGCGTGTTGAACGCCTGGACTCCTGAGAACCAGAATACACCTATTGCACAGCTGCGTGATACAAAAGCAGGTTATGTAACCAACGTGGATACGCACTGGATTTTCGACGGCTCATTCCTTCGCGGCAGAAACCTGCTATTGGGATATAACTTCCCGTCGGAAATGGTCAACAAGATCAAGCTAAGCAAACTGAGAGTGTATGTATCAGCACAGAACTTCTTTTTGCTAACCAAATATCCTTTTGGTGATCCTGAAATGACACCTCTTCGCGGTGGAGACGGGGACAACGTATTTTCACAAGGTATGATCTGGCATGGCTATCCTAAACCAACCACTTACCTGGCTGGTCTGCAGATCGCATTTTAA
- a CDS encoding DUF3857 domain-containing protein, with protein sequence MAYSLLRQRKLCFANLKVFILPLLFISFTVLGQDDFKPTFGVIDKASLEMTEFPGDSTADAVFLYDYGEATFALDAYKGFVIKMKTWVRIKILKESALNRASVSLPYYEGSKLSEKEKLDDIDGYVYNLDKNEIVATAMDKKSIQIEKAADFYLIKKFNLPNVKKGSILEYTYTRSTPLAVQNAPEMWAFQGTAPIKWSEYRVSIPNFLQYHITLGGYLPFHINRSQSVDMSFGEKLYDGTGTAYRLVVKDSPAFINEPYITTDTDYISKVSFEPSGYKVAGIITEQFTETWDQVDRGLRNSPWFAPETNKMPFGKEVPESFWGNKISKVEKMNIGYNHIKRAMKWDKTSGLYPIPELKKAYENRKGNAAAVNMLLLGLLRKAGLECDPVLLSTRSHGRIFKEFPSLESFNYIICRVKIDSIEYLLDATQQYMRLGSVPEHALNGLGRLIPKEYQGEFLEIIPKDSRNKLEIIEAEIIPDEGSLKGWYSASLGGYQALDWREQYADESEKTQLDDDFKREFPDWKIEQLNVSNKSEKLELPVSLKCEFETDVETAAAGLFYFNPMLAGKMEDNPLKSVNRIYPLDFTTNIATSFLGKYTLPDGYVIEEMPKSEVISLPGGAAKFLYQVKQDGNIIQVSSKVTINKIKFLPTEYAGLREFFDRVVKKHSQPLVIKKKGN encoded by the coding sequence ATGGCTTACTCTTTACTTCGGCAAAGAAAGCTCTGCTTTGCGAACCTCAAAGTGTTCATCCTTCCATTATTATTCATTTCATTCACTGTTTTAGGCCAGGACGATTTCAAGCCAACATTTGGTGTGATAGACAAAGCTTCGCTCGAAATGACCGAGTTTCCAGGAGACAGTACTGCCGACGCTGTATTTCTTTACGACTATGGCGAGGCGACATTTGCGCTTGACGCTTACAAAGGGTTTGTTATTAAAATGAAAACCTGGGTAAGGATAAAAATTCTCAAAGAATCAGCCCTGAATCGGGCGAGTGTATCATTACCTTATTACGAGGGGTCGAAGTTATCTGAAAAAGAAAAGCTGGATGATATTGACGGGTATGTTTACAATCTTGATAAAAATGAAATAGTCGCCACCGCGATGGACAAGAAGTCTATTCAAATTGAGAAGGCAGCTGACTTTTATTTAATCAAAAAATTTAATCTTCCCAATGTAAAGAAGGGATCAATATTAGAATATACTTATACACGCAGCACTCCTCTCGCTGTCCAAAATGCTCCTGAGATGTGGGCTTTTCAAGGGACCGCCCCTATCAAATGGAGTGAGTATCGCGTGTCTATTCCCAACTTTCTTCAATATCACATCACATTGGGAGGTTACCTTCCATTTCATATCAATAGATCTCAGTCGGTCGACATGTCCTTTGGGGAGAAATTATATGATGGTACAGGTACGGCCTACAGGTTGGTAGTTAAGGATTCGCCCGCATTCATTAATGAACCTTACATTACCACGGACACAGACTACATTTCTAAAGTAAGCTTTGAGCCGTCGGGATATAAAGTTGCCGGGATTATTACGGAACAATTTACGGAAACATGGGATCAGGTGGATCGGGGACTTAGAAACTCACCCTGGTTTGCACCGGAGACCAATAAAATGCCATTTGGAAAAGAAGTACCTGAGTCTTTTTGGGGGAATAAAATAAGTAAGGTCGAAAAGATGAATATTGGGTATAACCACATAAAAAGAGCTATGAAATGGGATAAAACCAGTGGCTTGTATCCCATACCCGAACTAAAAAAAGCATACGAAAATAGGAAAGGGAATGCAGCTGCCGTTAATATGTTGCTTCTTGGGTTATTGCGCAAGGCCGGATTGGAGTGCGACCCTGTACTGTTGAGTACACGCTCCCATGGACGGATTTTTAAGGAATTCCCTTCTCTTGAAAGTTTCAACTACATCATTTGTCGGGTCAAAATAGATAGCATTGAATATTTGCTTGATGCTACTCAGCAGTATATGCGACTAGGATCTGTACCGGAGCATGCATTGAATGGTTTGGGCCGGCTTATTCCTAAAGAGTATCAGGGCGAGTTCCTTGAAATTATACCAAAGGATTCCAGAAACAAGTTGGAAATTATCGAGGCAGAAATAATACCTGATGAAGGTAGTTTAAAAGGTTGGTACAGTGCCTCATTGGGCGGTTATCAGGCATTGGATTGGCGGGAGCAATATGCGGACGAATCGGAAAAAACGCAACTTGATGATGATTTTAAAAGGGAATTTCCCGACTGGAAAATCGAACAGCTGAATGTGTCAAACAAGTCGGAAAAGTTGGAATTGCCGGTGAGTTTGAAATGTGAATTTGAAACTGATGTTGAGACAGCTGCTGCCGGATTATTTTATTTTAATCCAATGCTGGCAGGTAAAATGGAGGACAATCCTCTTAAATCAGTAAACAGAATATACCCGTTAGACTTTACGACCAATATCGCGACCTCTTTTCTTGGAAAATATACATTACCTGATGGGTATGTTATTGAGGAAATGCCCAAATCGGAAGTAATCAGTCTACCTGGGGGTGCGGCTAAGTTCTTATATCAGGTAAAGCAGGATGGTAACATTATACAGGTCAGTAGCAAAGTGACCATTAATAAGATTAAATTCTTGCCGACGGAATATGCGGGTCTCAGAGAATTCTTTGACAGGGTCGTAAAGAAACACTCACAACCTCTGGTAATTAAGAAAAAGGGCAATTAA